A window from Triticum aestivum cultivar Chinese Spring chromosome 6D, IWGSC CS RefSeq v2.1, whole genome shotgun sequence encodes these proteins:
- the LOC123143529 gene encoding beta-amylase 8 isoform X1 produces MATKHPHGDADPSTSPPPPPSRRPRGFASASTPAAPPPPGRRRGEREREREKERTKLRERQRRAITSRMLAGLRQHGNFPLPARADMNDVLAALARAAGWTVHPDGTTFLSSPPPPLPSPAQFQGAFQATSLETPVFTNSLNSYAIGTPLDSQASALQTDDSLSPSSLDSVVVAEQSIKNESYGNSSSANSLNCMGSDQPNFSFGLSDLANQIGIKLGDNLSFSFIVQLEQLLRASAVCAGDFTKTPYIPVYASLSMGIINCYCQLVDPEAVRAELRHLKSLNVDGVVVDCWWGIVEAWTPQKYEWSGYRDLFGIIKEFKLKVQVVLSFHGSGECGSGGVLIALPRWVLEIAQENQDIFFTDREGRRNTECLSWGIDKERVLRGRTGIEVYFDFMRSFHMEFRSLSEEGLISAIEVGLGASGELRYPSCPEKMGWRYPGIGEFQCYDRYMQKNLRQSALARGHLFWARGPDNAGYYNSRSHETGFFCDGGDYDSYYGRFFLNWYSGILIDHVDQVLSLATLAFDGAAIVVKIPSIYWWYRTASHAAELTAGFYNPTNRDGYSPVFRMLKKHSIILKVVCYGPEFTVQENDEAFADPEGLTWQVMNAAWDHGLSVSVESALPCLDVDMYSRILDTAKPRNDPDRHHLSFFAYRQRTPFLLQRDVCFSELETFVKCMHGEATQNFVD; encoded by the exons cgcggcgagcgggAGAGGGAGCGGGAGAAGGAGCGGACGAAGCTGCGGGAGCGGCAGCGGCGCGCCATCACCAGCCGTATGCTGGCCGGGCTGCGGCAGCACGGCAACTTCCCCCTCCCCGCCCGCGCCGACATGAACGAcgtcctcgccgccctcgcccgcgccgccgGGTGGACCGTCCACCCCGACGGCAccaccttcctctcctctcccccgccccctctcccttcccccgcCCAATTC CAGGGGGCTTTCCAGGCTACTTCTCTGGAAACCCCAGTTTTTACCAACTCTCTGAACAGCTACGCCATTGGGACGCCATTAGATTCCCAGGCTTCAGCCCTACAAACAGATGATAGCCTGTCACCGTCGTCATTGGATTCAGTCGTGGTGGCAGAGCAAAGCATAAAGAATGAGAGCTATGGGAATTCAAGTTCAGCCAATTCTCTGAATTGCATGGGAAGTGACCAG CCCAACTTTTCGTTTGGGCTTTCTGATTTAGCAAATCAAATTGGAATCAAATTGGGCGACAACCTCAGTTTTTCTTTTATTGTTCAATTGGAGCAGCTATTGAGAGCATCAGCAGTATGCGCGGGTGATTTCACGAAAACTCCATATATACCAGTGTACGCCTCTTTGTCT ATGGGCATTATCAATTGTTATTGCCAATTGGTTGATCCTGAGGCTGTACGCGCTGAACTAAGGCATCTAAAGTCTTTGAATGTTGATGGAGTTGTTGTAGACTGTTGGTGGGGGATTGTGGAAGCCTGGACTCCTCAAAAATATGAATGGTCTGGCTACAGGGATCTTTTTGGTATTATTAAAGAGTTCAAGCTAAAAGTTCAG GTTGTATTGTCATTTCATGGGTCTGGGGAGTGTGGATCTGGTGGTGTGTTAATTGCTCTTCCTAGGTGGGTACTGGAAATTGCACAAGAGAACCAAGATATATTTTTCACTGATCGAGAAGGTAGGAGGAATACAGAATGCCTCTCCTGGGGAATTGACAAAGAACGAGTCCTTCGAGGGAGAACTGGCATTGAG GTTTATTTTGATTTCATGAGGAGCTTTCATATGGAATTCAGAAGCTTATCTGAAGAGGGTCTTATTTCTGCTATTGAGGTTGGATTAGGTGCTTCTGGAGAGCTAAGATACCCTTCGTGTCCAGAAAAAATGGGCTGGAGATATCCTGGTATTGGTGAGTTTCAG TGTTATGACAGGTATATGCAAAAGAACCTACGGCAATCAGCCTTGGCACGGGGGCATTTGTTTTGGGCCCGTGGGCCTGATAATGCTGGCTACTATAATTCAAGGTCACATGAGACTGGCTTTTTTTGTGACGGAGGTGATTATGACAGCTACTACGGGCGTTTCTTCCTTAATTGGTATTCTGGAATCCTCATAGATCATGTGGATCAGGTGCTCTCACTTGCTACTCTTGCATTTGATGGAGCAGCAATTGTGGTGAAG ATCCCCTCCATCTATTGGTGGTACAGAACTGCAAGCCATGCTGCAGAGCTTACTGCAGGATTCTACAACCCTACAAATCGAGATGGATACTCTCCAGTTTTCAGAATGCTCAAGAAGCATTCCATAATTCTTAAAGTGGTTTGTTATGGCCCAGAATTTACAGTTCAGGAGAATGATGAAGCATTTGCTGACCCAGAAGGTTTAACCTGGCAG GTTATGAACGCAGCATGGGATCATGGTCTATCTGTAAGTGTAGAGAGTGCTCTTCCATGTCTTGATGTGGACATGTACTCTCGGATCCTTGACACAGCGAAGCCGAGGAATGATCCTGACCGTCACCATCTCTCATTCTTCGCATACCGTCAGCGAACTCCATTCCTTTTGCAGAGAGATGTGTGCTTCTCAGAGCTTGAGACCTTTGTAAAGTGTATGCACG GGGAGGCTACCCAGAACTTTGTAGATTGA
- the LOC123143529 gene encoding beta-amylase 8 isoform X5, producing MATKHPHGDADPSTSPPPPPSRRPRGFASASTPAAPPPPGRRRGEREREREKERTKLRERQRRAITSRMLAGLRQHGNFPLPARADMNDVLAALARAAGWTVHPDGTTFLSSPPPPLPSPAQFQGAFQATSLETPVFTNSLNSYAIGTPLDSQASALQTDDSLSPSSLDSVVVAEQSIKNESYGNSSSANSLNCMGSDQPNFSFGLSDLANQIGIKLGDNLSFSFIVQLEQLLRASAVCAGDFTKTPYIPVYASLSMGIINCYCQLVDPEAVRAELRHLKSLNVDGVVVDCWWGIVEAWTPQKYEWSGYRDLFGIIKEFKLKVQVYFDFMRSFHMEFRSLSEEGLISAIEVGLGASGELRYPSCPEKMGWRYPGIGEFQCYDRYMQKNLRQSALARGHLFWARGPDNAGYYNSRSHETGFFCDGGDYDSYYGRFFLNWYSGILIDHVDQVLSLATLAFDGAAIVVKIPSIYWWYRTASHAAELTAGFYNPTNRDGYSPVFRMLKKHSIILKVVCYGPEFTVQENDEAFADPEGLTWQVMNAAWDHGLSVSVESALPCLDVDMYSRILDTAKPRNDPDRHHLSFFAYRQRTPFLLQRDVCFSELETFVKCMHGEATQNFVD from the exons cgcggcgagcgggAGAGGGAGCGGGAGAAGGAGCGGACGAAGCTGCGGGAGCGGCAGCGGCGCGCCATCACCAGCCGTATGCTGGCCGGGCTGCGGCAGCACGGCAACTTCCCCCTCCCCGCCCGCGCCGACATGAACGAcgtcctcgccgccctcgcccgcgccgccgGGTGGACCGTCCACCCCGACGGCAccaccttcctctcctctcccccgccccctctcccttcccccgcCCAATTC CAGGGGGCTTTCCAGGCTACTTCTCTGGAAACCCCAGTTTTTACCAACTCTCTGAACAGCTACGCCATTGGGACGCCATTAGATTCCCAGGCTTCAGCCCTACAAACAGATGATAGCCTGTCACCGTCGTCATTGGATTCAGTCGTGGTGGCAGAGCAAAGCATAAAGAATGAGAGCTATGGGAATTCAAGTTCAGCCAATTCTCTGAATTGCATGGGAAGTGACCAG CCCAACTTTTCGTTTGGGCTTTCTGATTTAGCAAATCAAATTGGAATCAAATTGGGCGACAACCTCAGTTTTTCTTTTATTGTTCAATTGGAGCAGCTATTGAGAGCATCAGCAGTATGCGCGGGTGATTTCACGAAAACTCCATATATACCAGTGTACGCCTCTTTGTCT ATGGGCATTATCAATTGTTATTGCCAATTGGTTGATCCTGAGGCTGTACGCGCTGAACTAAGGCATCTAAAGTCTTTGAATGTTGATGGAGTTGTTGTAGACTGTTGGTGGGGGATTGTGGAAGCCTGGACTCCTCAAAAATATGAATGGTCTGGCTACAGGGATCTTTTTGGTATTATTAAAGAGTTCAAGCTAAAAGTTCAG GTTTATTTTGATTTCATGAGGAGCTTTCATATGGAATTCAGAAGCTTATCTGAAGAGGGTCTTATTTCTGCTATTGAGGTTGGATTAGGTGCTTCTGGAGAGCTAAGATACCCTTCGTGTCCAGAAAAAATGGGCTGGAGATATCCTGGTATTGGTGAGTTTCAG TGTTATGACAGGTATATGCAAAAGAACCTACGGCAATCAGCCTTGGCACGGGGGCATTTGTTTTGGGCCCGTGGGCCTGATAATGCTGGCTACTATAATTCAAGGTCACATGAGACTGGCTTTTTTTGTGACGGAGGTGATTATGACAGCTACTACGGGCGTTTCTTCCTTAATTGGTATTCTGGAATCCTCATAGATCATGTGGATCAGGTGCTCTCACTTGCTACTCTTGCATTTGATGGAGCAGCAATTGTGGTGAAG ATCCCCTCCATCTATTGGTGGTACAGAACTGCAAGCCATGCTGCAGAGCTTACTGCAGGATTCTACAACCCTACAAATCGAGATGGATACTCTCCAGTTTTCAGAATGCTCAAGAAGCATTCCATAATTCTTAAAGTGGTTTGTTATGGCCCAGAATTTACAGTTCAGGAGAATGATGAAGCATTTGCTGACCCAGAAGGTTTAACCTGGCAG GTTATGAACGCAGCATGGGATCATGGTCTATCTGTAAGTGTAGAGAGTGCTCTTCCATGTCTTGATGTGGACATGTACTCTCGGATCCTTGACACAGCGAAGCCGAGGAATGATCCTGACCGTCACCATCTCTCATTCTTCGCATACCGTCAGCGAACTCCATTCCTTTTGCAGAGAGATGTGTGCTTCTCAGAGCTTGAGACCTTTGTAAAGTGTATGCACG GGGAGGCTACCCAGAACTTTGTAGATTGA
- the LOC123143529 gene encoding beta-amylase 8 isoform X4, with the protein MATKHPHGDADPSTSPPPPPSRRPRGFASASTPAAPPPPGRRRGEREREREKERTKLRERQRRAITSRMLAGLRQHGNFPLPARADMNDVLAALARAAGWTVHPDGTTFLSSPPPPLPSPAQFQGAFQATSLETPVFTNSLNSYAIGTPLDSQASALQTDDSLSPSSLDSVVVAEQSIKNESYGNSSSANSLNCMGSDQLLRASAVCAGDFTKTPYIPVYASLSMGIINCYCQLVDPEAVRAELRHLKSLNVDGVVVDCWWGIVEAWTPQKYEWSGYRDLFGIIKEFKLKVQVVLSFHGSGECGSGGVLIALPRWVLEIAQENQDIFFTDREGRRNTECLSWGIDKERVLRGRTGIEVYFDFMRSFHMEFRSLSEEGLISAIEVGLGASGELRYPSCPEKMGWRYPGIGEFQCYDRYMQKNLRQSALARGHLFWARGPDNAGYYNSRSHETGFFCDGGDYDSYYGRFFLNWYSGILIDHVDQVLSLATLAFDGAAIVVKIPSIYWWYRTASHAAELTAGFYNPTNRDGYSPVFRMLKKHSIILKVVCYGPEFTVQENDEAFADPEGLTWQVMNAAWDHGLSVSVESALPCLDVDMYSRILDTAKPRNDPDRHHLSFFAYRQRTPFLLQRDVCFSELETFVKCMHG; encoded by the exons cgcggcgagcgggAGAGGGAGCGGGAGAAGGAGCGGACGAAGCTGCGGGAGCGGCAGCGGCGCGCCATCACCAGCCGTATGCTGGCCGGGCTGCGGCAGCACGGCAACTTCCCCCTCCCCGCCCGCGCCGACATGAACGAcgtcctcgccgccctcgcccgcgccgccgGGTGGACCGTCCACCCCGACGGCAccaccttcctctcctctcccccgccccctctcccttcccccgcCCAATTC CAGGGGGCTTTCCAGGCTACTTCTCTGGAAACCCCAGTTTTTACCAACTCTCTGAACAGCTACGCCATTGGGACGCCATTAGATTCCCAGGCTTCAGCCCTACAAACAGATGATAGCCTGTCACCGTCGTCATTGGATTCAGTCGTGGTGGCAGAGCAAAGCATAAAGAATGAGAGCTATGGGAATTCAAGTTCAGCCAATTCTCTGAATTGCATGGGAAGTGACCAG CTATTGAGAGCATCAGCAGTATGCGCGGGTGATTTCACGAAAACTCCATATATACCAGTGTACGCCTCTTTGTCT ATGGGCATTATCAATTGTTATTGCCAATTGGTTGATCCTGAGGCTGTACGCGCTGAACTAAGGCATCTAAAGTCTTTGAATGTTGATGGAGTTGTTGTAGACTGTTGGTGGGGGATTGTGGAAGCCTGGACTCCTCAAAAATATGAATGGTCTGGCTACAGGGATCTTTTTGGTATTATTAAAGAGTTCAAGCTAAAAGTTCAG GTTGTATTGTCATTTCATGGGTCTGGGGAGTGTGGATCTGGTGGTGTGTTAATTGCTCTTCCTAGGTGGGTACTGGAAATTGCACAAGAGAACCAAGATATATTTTTCACTGATCGAGAAGGTAGGAGGAATACAGAATGCCTCTCCTGGGGAATTGACAAAGAACGAGTCCTTCGAGGGAGAACTGGCATTGAG GTTTATTTTGATTTCATGAGGAGCTTTCATATGGAATTCAGAAGCTTATCTGAAGAGGGTCTTATTTCTGCTATTGAGGTTGGATTAGGTGCTTCTGGAGAGCTAAGATACCCTTCGTGTCCAGAAAAAATGGGCTGGAGATATCCTGGTATTGGTGAGTTTCAG TGTTATGACAGGTATATGCAAAAGAACCTACGGCAATCAGCCTTGGCACGGGGGCATTTGTTTTGGGCCCGTGGGCCTGATAATGCTGGCTACTATAATTCAAGGTCACATGAGACTGGCTTTTTTTGTGACGGAGGTGATTATGACAGCTACTACGGGCGTTTCTTCCTTAATTGGTATTCTGGAATCCTCATAGATCATGTGGATCAGGTGCTCTCACTTGCTACTCTTGCATTTGATGGAGCAGCAATTGTGGTGAAG ATCCCCTCCATCTATTGGTGGTACAGAACTGCAAGCCATGCTGCAGAGCTTACTGCAGGATTCTACAACCCTACAAATCGAGATGGATACTCTCCAGTTTTCAGAATGCTCAAGAAGCATTCCATAATTCTTAAAGTGGTTTGTTATGGCCCAGAATTTACAGTTCAGGAGAATGATGAAGCATTTGCTGACCCAGAAGGTTTAACCTGGCAG GTTATGAACGCAGCATGGGATCATGGTCTATCTGTAAGTGTAGAGAGTGCTCTTCCATGTCTTGATGTGGACATGTACTCTCGGATCCTTGACACAGCGAAGCCGAGGAATGATCCTGACCGTCACCATCTCTCATTCTTCGCATACCGTCAGCGAACTCCATTCCTTTTGCAGAGAGATGTGTGCTTCTCAGAGCTTGAGACCTTTGTAAAGTGTATGCACGGTTAG
- the LOC123143529 gene encoding beta-amylase 8 isoform X2, producing MATKHPHGDADPSTSPPPPPSRRPRGFASASTPAAPPPPGRRRGEREREREKERTKLRERQRRAITSRMLAGLRQHGNFPLPARADMNDVLAALARAAGWTVHPDGTTFLSSPPPPLPSPAQFGAFQATSLETPVFTNSLNSYAIGTPLDSQASALQTDDSLSPSSLDSVVVAEQSIKNESYGNSSSANSLNCMGSDQPNFSFGLSDLANQIGIKLGDNLSFSFIVQLEQLLRASAVCAGDFTKTPYIPVYASLSMGIINCYCQLVDPEAVRAELRHLKSLNVDGVVVDCWWGIVEAWTPQKYEWSGYRDLFGIIKEFKLKVQVVLSFHGSGECGSGGVLIALPRWVLEIAQENQDIFFTDREGRRNTECLSWGIDKERVLRGRTGIEVYFDFMRSFHMEFRSLSEEGLISAIEVGLGASGELRYPSCPEKMGWRYPGIGEFQCYDRYMQKNLRQSALARGHLFWARGPDNAGYYNSRSHETGFFCDGGDYDSYYGRFFLNWYSGILIDHVDQVLSLATLAFDGAAIVVKIPSIYWWYRTASHAAELTAGFYNPTNRDGYSPVFRMLKKHSIILKVVCYGPEFTVQENDEAFADPEGLTWQVMNAAWDHGLSVSVESALPCLDVDMYSRILDTAKPRNDPDRHHLSFFAYRQRTPFLLQRDVCFSELETFVKCMHGEATQNFVD from the exons cgcggcgagcgggAGAGGGAGCGGGAGAAGGAGCGGACGAAGCTGCGGGAGCGGCAGCGGCGCGCCATCACCAGCCGTATGCTGGCCGGGCTGCGGCAGCACGGCAACTTCCCCCTCCCCGCCCGCGCCGACATGAACGAcgtcctcgccgccctcgcccgcgccgccgGGTGGACCGTCCACCCCGACGGCAccaccttcctctcctctcccccgccccctctcccttcccccgcCCAATTC GGGGCTTTCCAGGCTACTTCTCTGGAAACCCCAGTTTTTACCAACTCTCTGAACAGCTACGCCATTGGGACGCCATTAGATTCCCAGGCTTCAGCCCTACAAACAGATGATAGCCTGTCACCGTCGTCATTGGATTCAGTCGTGGTGGCAGAGCAAAGCATAAAGAATGAGAGCTATGGGAATTCAAGTTCAGCCAATTCTCTGAATTGCATGGGAAGTGACCAG CCCAACTTTTCGTTTGGGCTTTCTGATTTAGCAAATCAAATTGGAATCAAATTGGGCGACAACCTCAGTTTTTCTTTTATTGTTCAATTGGAGCAGCTATTGAGAGCATCAGCAGTATGCGCGGGTGATTTCACGAAAACTCCATATATACCAGTGTACGCCTCTTTGTCT ATGGGCATTATCAATTGTTATTGCCAATTGGTTGATCCTGAGGCTGTACGCGCTGAACTAAGGCATCTAAAGTCTTTGAATGTTGATGGAGTTGTTGTAGACTGTTGGTGGGGGATTGTGGAAGCCTGGACTCCTCAAAAATATGAATGGTCTGGCTACAGGGATCTTTTTGGTATTATTAAAGAGTTCAAGCTAAAAGTTCAG GTTGTATTGTCATTTCATGGGTCTGGGGAGTGTGGATCTGGTGGTGTGTTAATTGCTCTTCCTAGGTGGGTACTGGAAATTGCACAAGAGAACCAAGATATATTTTTCACTGATCGAGAAGGTAGGAGGAATACAGAATGCCTCTCCTGGGGAATTGACAAAGAACGAGTCCTTCGAGGGAGAACTGGCATTGAG GTTTATTTTGATTTCATGAGGAGCTTTCATATGGAATTCAGAAGCTTATCTGAAGAGGGTCTTATTTCTGCTATTGAGGTTGGATTAGGTGCTTCTGGAGAGCTAAGATACCCTTCGTGTCCAGAAAAAATGGGCTGGAGATATCCTGGTATTGGTGAGTTTCAG TGTTATGACAGGTATATGCAAAAGAACCTACGGCAATCAGCCTTGGCACGGGGGCATTTGTTTTGGGCCCGTGGGCCTGATAATGCTGGCTACTATAATTCAAGGTCACATGAGACTGGCTTTTTTTGTGACGGAGGTGATTATGACAGCTACTACGGGCGTTTCTTCCTTAATTGGTATTCTGGAATCCTCATAGATCATGTGGATCAGGTGCTCTCACTTGCTACTCTTGCATTTGATGGAGCAGCAATTGTGGTGAAG ATCCCCTCCATCTATTGGTGGTACAGAACTGCAAGCCATGCTGCAGAGCTTACTGCAGGATTCTACAACCCTACAAATCGAGATGGATACTCTCCAGTTTTCAGAATGCTCAAGAAGCATTCCATAATTCTTAAAGTGGTTTGTTATGGCCCAGAATTTACAGTTCAGGAGAATGATGAAGCATTTGCTGACCCAGAAGGTTTAACCTGGCAG GTTATGAACGCAGCATGGGATCATGGTCTATCTGTAAGTGTAGAGAGTGCTCTTCCATGTCTTGATGTGGACATGTACTCTCGGATCCTTGACACAGCGAAGCCGAGGAATGATCCTGACCGTCACCATCTCTCATTCTTCGCATACCGTCAGCGAACTCCATTCCTTTTGCAGAGAGATGTGTGCTTCTCAGAGCTTGAGACCTTTGTAAAGTGTATGCACG GGGAGGCTACCCAGAACTTTGTAGATTGA
- the LOC123143529 gene encoding beta-amylase 8 isoform X3, with protein sequence MATKHPHGDADPSTSPPPPPSRRPRGFASASTPAAPPPPGRRRGEREREREKERTKLRERQRRAITSRMLAGLRQHGNFPLPARADMNDVLAALARAAGWTVHPDGTTFLSSPPPPLPSPAQFQGAFQATSLETPVFTNSLNSYAIGTPLDSQASALQTDDSLSPSSLDSVVVAEQSIKNESYGNSSSANSLNCMGSDQLLRASAVCAGDFTKTPYIPVYASLSMGIINCYCQLVDPEAVRAELRHLKSLNVDGVVVDCWWGIVEAWTPQKYEWSGYRDLFGIIKEFKLKVQVVLSFHGSGECGSGGVLIALPRWVLEIAQENQDIFFTDREGRRNTECLSWGIDKERVLRGRTGIEVYFDFMRSFHMEFRSLSEEGLISAIEVGLGASGELRYPSCPEKMGWRYPGIGEFQCYDRYMQKNLRQSALARGHLFWARGPDNAGYYNSRSHETGFFCDGGDYDSYYGRFFLNWYSGILIDHVDQVLSLATLAFDGAAIVVKIPSIYWWYRTASHAAELTAGFYNPTNRDGYSPVFRMLKKHSIILKVVCYGPEFTVQENDEAFADPEGLTWQVMNAAWDHGLSVSVESALPCLDVDMYSRILDTAKPRNDPDRHHLSFFAYRQRTPFLLQRDVCFSELETFVKCMHGEATQNFVD encoded by the exons cgcggcgagcgggAGAGGGAGCGGGAGAAGGAGCGGACGAAGCTGCGGGAGCGGCAGCGGCGCGCCATCACCAGCCGTATGCTGGCCGGGCTGCGGCAGCACGGCAACTTCCCCCTCCCCGCCCGCGCCGACATGAACGAcgtcctcgccgccctcgcccgcgccgccgGGTGGACCGTCCACCCCGACGGCAccaccttcctctcctctcccccgccccctctcccttcccccgcCCAATTC CAGGGGGCTTTCCAGGCTACTTCTCTGGAAACCCCAGTTTTTACCAACTCTCTGAACAGCTACGCCATTGGGACGCCATTAGATTCCCAGGCTTCAGCCCTACAAACAGATGATAGCCTGTCACCGTCGTCATTGGATTCAGTCGTGGTGGCAGAGCAAAGCATAAAGAATGAGAGCTATGGGAATTCAAGTTCAGCCAATTCTCTGAATTGCATGGGAAGTGACCAG CTATTGAGAGCATCAGCAGTATGCGCGGGTGATTTCACGAAAACTCCATATATACCAGTGTACGCCTCTTTGTCT ATGGGCATTATCAATTGTTATTGCCAATTGGTTGATCCTGAGGCTGTACGCGCTGAACTAAGGCATCTAAAGTCTTTGAATGTTGATGGAGTTGTTGTAGACTGTTGGTGGGGGATTGTGGAAGCCTGGACTCCTCAAAAATATGAATGGTCTGGCTACAGGGATCTTTTTGGTATTATTAAAGAGTTCAAGCTAAAAGTTCAG GTTGTATTGTCATTTCATGGGTCTGGGGAGTGTGGATCTGGTGGTGTGTTAATTGCTCTTCCTAGGTGGGTACTGGAAATTGCACAAGAGAACCAAGATATATTTTTCACTGATCGAGAAGGTAGGAGGAATACAGAATGCCTCTCCTGGGGAATTGACAAAGAACGAGTCCTTCGAGGGAGAACTGGCATTGAG GTTTATTTTGATTTCATGAGGAGCTTTCATATGGAATTCAGAAGCTTATCTGAAGAGGGTCTTATTTCTGCTATTGAGGTTGGATTAGGTGCTTCTGGAGAGCTAAGATACCCTTCGTGTCCAGAAAAAATGGGCTGGAGATATCCTGGTATTGGTGAGTTTCAG TGTTATGACAGGTATATGCAAAAGAACCTACGGCAATCAGCCTTGGCACGGGGGCATTTGTTTTGGGCCCGTGGGCCTGATAATGCTGGCTACTATAATTCAAGGTCACATGAGACTGGCTTTTTTTGTGACGGAGGTGATTATGACAGCTACTACGGGCGTTTCTTCCTTAATTGGTATTCTGGAATCCTCATAGATCATGTGGATCAGGTGCTCTCACTTGCTACTCTTGCATTTGATGGAGCAGCAATTGTGGTGAAG ATCCCCTCCATCTATTGGTGGTACAGAACTGCAAGCCATGCTGCAGAGCTTACTGCAGGATTCTACAACCCTACAAATCGAGATGGATACTCTCCAGTTTTCAGAATGCTCAAGAAGCATTCCATAATTCTTAAAGTGGTTTGTTATGGCCCAGAATTTACAGTTCAGGAGAATGATGAAGCATTTGCTGACCCAGAAGGTTTAACCTGGCAG GTTATGAACGCAGCATGGGATCATGGTCTATCTGTAAGTGTAGAGAGTGCTCTTCCATGTCTTGATGTGGACATGTACTCTCGGATCCTTGACACAGCGAAGCCGAGGAATGATCCTGACCGTCACCATCTCTCATTCTTCGCATACCGTCAGCGAACTCCATTCCTTTTGCAGAGAGATGTGTGCTTCTCAGAGCTTGAGACCTTTGTAAAGTGTATGCACG GGGAGGCTACCCAGAACTTTGTAGATTGA